Proteins encoded together in one Nocardioides marinisabuli window:
- the pgl gene encoding 6-phosphogluconolactonase: MTTEALIEVHDDAAALATAVAGELLARLADAQSADRVPHVVLTGGTIADAVHAELARLGAASDVDWTRVALWWGDERFVAAGSEDRNAGQARAAFIDALGVPAEHVHEVPSTDDVATAEEAAERYADALAEHGADGFEVLMLGVGPDGHVASLFPGFPQLDEQERSVVAVHDSPKPPPDRVTLTFPTLARARSTWFLVSGEGKAEAVARALSPAATPAETPASVPRGREETTWFLDRPAASHL; this comes from the coding sequence ATGACCACCGAAGCGCTGATCGAGGTCCACGACGACGCGGCGGCCCTGGCGACCGCGGTGGCCGGCGAGCTGCTGGCGCGCCTGGCCGACGCCCAGAGCGCCGACCGGGTGCCGCACGTCGTGCTGACCGGCGGCACCATCGCCGACGCCGTGCACGCCGAGCTGGCGCGGCTCGGCGCCGCCAGCGACGTCGACTGGACGCGCGTGGCGCTGTGGTGGGGCGACGAGCGGTTCGTGGCCGCCGGCTCCGAGGACCGCAACGCCGGCCAGGCGCGTGCAGCGTTCATCGACGCCCTCGGCGTACCGGCCGAGCACGTGCACGAGGTCCCCTCCACCGACGACGTCGCGACCGCCGAGGAGGCCGCCGAGCGGTACGCCGACGCGCTGGCCGAGCACGGTGCCGACGGCTTCGAGGTGCTGATGCTCGGCGTGGGCCCCGACGGGCACGTCGCCTCGCTGTTCCCCGGCTTCCCCCAGCTCGACGAGCAGGAGCGGTCGGTCGTCGCGGTGCACGACTCCCCCAAGCCGCCGCCCGACCGGGTCACCCTGACCTTCCCGACCCTGGCCCGGGCCCGCAGCACCTGGTTCCTGGTCAGCGGCGAGGGCAAGGCCGAGGCCGTCGCCCGCGCCCTCTCCCCCGCCGCCACGCCCGCGGAGACCCCCGCCAGCGTGCCCCGGGGCCGCGAGGAGACCACCTGGTTCCTCGACCGCCCCGCCGCCTCCCACCTCTGA
- the whiA gene encoding DNA-binding protein WhiA, giving the protein MAMTAQVKAELASTQITKTCCRKAEVASMLRFAGGLHIVSGRIVVEAELDTGAAARRLRRDVSEVYGAQSDVVMVQGNGIRKGSRYIVRVVKDGESLARQTGLLDQRGRPVRGLPPAVVAGGGCDSVAAWRGAFLAHGSLTEPGRSSSLEVTCPGSEAALALVGVARRLGIQAKAREVRGVDRVVIRDGDAIGQLLTRLGAHESLMAWEERRMRREVRATANRLANFDDANLRRSARAAVAAGARVERAMEILGDEVPDHLKLAGTLRLEHKQASLEELGQLHEPVLTKDAIAGRIRRLLAMADKRAEDLGIPDTESSLTPEMMAEEG; this is encoded by the coding sequence ATGGCGATGACGGCACAGGTGAAGGCGGAGCTCGCCTCCACCCAGATCACGAAGACGTGCTGCCGCAAGGCCGAGGTGGCCTCGATGCTGCGCTTCGCCGGGGGGCTGCACATCGTCAGCGGCCGCATCGTGGTGGAGGCAGAGCTCGACACCGGTGCCGCGGCCCGGCGCCTGCGCCGCGACGTCTCAGAGGTCTACGGGGCCCAGTCCGACGTGGTGATGGTGCAGGGCAACGGCATCCGCAAGGGCAGCCGCTACATCGTGCGCGTGGTCAAGGACGGCGAGTCGCTGGCCCGCCAGACCGGGCTGCTCGACCAGCGCGGCCGGCCGGTGCGCGGGCTGCCGCCCGCGGTCGTCGCCGGCGGCGGCTGCGACTCGGTGGCCGCCTGGCGGGGCGCGTTCCTGGCCCACGGCTCGCTCACCGAGCCCGGCCGGTCCTCCTCGCTCGAGGTCACCTGCCCCGGCTCCGAGGCGGCCCTGGCCCTGGTGGGCGTGGCGCGACGCCTCGGCATCCAGGCCAAGGCCCGCGAGGTGCGCGGGGTTGACCGGGTCGTCATCCGCGACGGCGACGCCATCGGCCAGCTGCTCACCCGGCTCGGTGCCCACGAGTCGCTGATGGCCTGGGAGGAGCGCCGGATGCGGCGCGAGGTGCGGGCCACCGCCAACCGTCTCGCCAACTTCGACGACGCCAACCTGCGCCGCTCGGCGCGCGCGGCCGTCGCGGCCGGTGCCCGGGTCGAGCGGGCCATGGAGATCCTCGGCGACGAGGTGCCCGACCACCTCAAGCTCGCCGGCACCCTGCGCCTGGAGCACAAGCAGGCCTCCCTCGAGGAGCTCGGGCAGCTGCACGAGCCGGTGCTCACCAAGGACGCCATCGCCGGGCGCATCCGGCGGCTGCTGGCGATGGCCGACAAGCGCGCCGAGGACCTCGGCATCCCCGACACGGAGTCCTCGTTGACCCCGGAGATGATGGCCGAGGAGGGCTGA
- the gap gene encoding type I glyceraldehyde-3-phosphate dehydrogenase — protein sequence MTVRVGINGFGRIGRNFFRAVRASGADIEIVGVNDLTDNASLAHLLKFDSILGRLDADVSATEDEIRVGDQVVKTFAERDPANLRWSDLGVDVVVESTGFFTDATKARAHVDAGGAKKVIISAPASNEDITVVMGVNHELYDPAQHTVISNASCTTNCLAPMAKALNDEFGIVKGLMTTVHAYTADQNLQDNIHKDPRRARAAALNVVPTSTGAAKAIGLVLPELKGKLDGYALRVPVPTGSATDLTFEAGRETTVEEVNAVIEKAADGRFLRYSTDPLVSSDIVTDPASCIFDAPLTKVIGNQVKVVGWYDNEWGYSNRLVDLIGYIGETL from the coding sequence GTGACCGTTCGAGTAGGTATCAACGGGTTCGGCCGGATCGGCCGCAACTTCTTCCGCGCCGTGCGCGCCTCCGGCGCCGACATCGAGATCGTCGGCGTCAACGACCTGACCGACAACGCCTCGCTGGCGCACCTGCTCAAGTTCGACTCGATCCTCGGGCGCCTCGACGCCGACGTCTCCGCGACCGAGGACGAGATCCGCGTGGGCGACCAGGTCGTCAAGACCTTCGCCGAGCGCGACCCCGCCAACCTGCGCTGGAGCGACCTCGGCGTCGACGTCGTCGTCGAGTCGACCGGCTTCTTCACCGACGCGACCAAGGCCCGCGCCCACGTCGACGCCGGCGGCGCCAAGAAGGTCATCATCTCCGCGCCCGCCTCCAACGAGGACATCACCGTCGTGATGGGCGTCAACCACGAGCTGTACGACCCCGCGCAGCACACGGTGATCTCGAACGCCTCGTGCACCACCAACTGCCTCGCGCCGATGGCCAAGGCCCTCAACGACGAGTTCGGCATCGTCAAGGGCCTGATGACGACGGTGCACGCCTACACCGCCGACCAGAACCTGCAGGACAACATCCACAAGGACCCGCGCCGCGCCCGCGCCGCCGCCCTCAACGTGGTGCCCACCTCGACCGGTGCGGCCAAGGCCATCGGCCTGGTCCTGCCCGAGCTCAAGGGCAAGCTCGACGGCTACGCCCTGCGCGTGCCCGTGCCCACCGGCTCGGCCACCGACCTGACCTTCGAGGCCGGTCGCGAGACCACCGTCGAGGAGGTCAACGCCGTGATCGAGAAGGCCGCCGACGGCCGCTTCCTGCGCTACTCCACCGACCCGCTGGTGTCCTCCGACATCGTCACCGACCCGGCGTCGTGCATCTTCGACGCGCCGCTGACCAAGGTCATCGGCAACCAGGTCAAGGTCGTCGGCTGGTACGACAACGAGTGGGGCTACTCCAACCGCCTCGTCGACCTCATCGGCTACATCGGCGAGACGCTCTGA
- the tpiA gene encoding triose-phosphate isomerase: MARTTPAPGRTPLMAGNWKMNLNHQEAVVLVQKLAWVLKDKKHDHAKAEVVVVPPFTDLRSVQTLVDGDRLPVRYGAQDVSVHESGAYTGEISASMLAKLGCSYVVVGHSERREHHGETDQVVNAKAHRALGAGMTPIVCIGEGLETRQAGEHVAYCLAQVEGSLAGFTPEQVAGLVVAYEPVWAIGTGEVATPDDAQEVCAAIREHVRGSHGDAAADGVRVLYGGSVKAANVAGIMAKDDVDGALVGGASLQAEEFGGICRFYDMPVL; the protein is encoded by the coding sequence ATGGCCCGCACCACCCCCGCCCCCGGGCGCACCCCGCTGATGGCGGGCAACTGGAAGATGAACCTGAACCACCAGGAGGCGGTGGTCCTGGTCCAGAAGCTCGCCTGGGTGCTCAAGGACAAGAAGCACGACCACGCCAAGGCCGAGGTGGTCGTCGTACCGCCCTTCACCGACCTGCGCTCGGTGCAGACGCTCGTCGACGGCGACCGGCTGCCGGTGCGCTACGGCGCGCAGGACGTCTCGGTGCACGAGTCGGGCGCCTACACCGGCGAGATCTCGGCCTCGATGCTGGCCAAGCTCGGCTGCTCCTACGTGGTCGTCGGGCACTCCGAGCGCCGTGAGCACCACGGCGAGACCGACCAGGTCGTCAACGCCAAGGCGCACCGGGCCCTGGGTGCCGGCATGACGCCCATCGTGTGCATCGGCGAGGGCCTCGAGACCCGCCAGGCCGGCGAGCACGTGGCGTACTGCCTGGCCCAGGTCGAGGGCTCGCTCGCCGGGTTCACGCCCGAGCAGGTCGCCGGCCTGGTCGTGGCCTACGAGCCGGTCTGGGCGATCGGCACCGGCGAGGTGGCCACGCCCGACGACGCGCAGGAGGTCTGCGCGGCGATCCGCGAGCACGTGCGGGGCTCGCACGGCGACGCGGCCGCCGACGGCGTGCGCGTGCTCTACGGCGGCTCGGTCAAGGCGGCCAACGTGGCCGGCATCATGGCCAAGGACGACGTCGACGGCGCGCTGGTGGGCGGTGCGAGCCTGCAGGCCGAGGAGTTCGGCGGCATCTGCCGGTTCTACGACATGCCGGTCCTGTGA
- a CDS encoding RNA polymerase-binding protein RbpA, with product MGEAERGQAAPRQTVTYFCAREHRSVVAFSVEAQAPESWDCPKCGLPASMDADNPPPAPKIEPYKTHLAYVKERRSDEEAAEILTEALKLLRSRRKSGDLIF from the coding sequence ATGGGTGAGGCGGAGCGCGGCCAGGCCGCCCCCCGCCAGACGGTGACCTACTTCTGCGCCCGCGAGCACCGCTCGGTCGTCGCGTTCTCCGTCGAGGCCCAGGCCCCGGAGTCGTGGGACTGCCCCAAGTGCGGACTGCCGGCCAGCATGGACGCCGACAACCCGCCCCCGGCGCCCAAGATCGAGCCCTACAAGACCCACCTGGCCTACGTGAAGGAGCGGCGCTCCGACGAGGAGGCCGCCGAGATCCTCACCGAGGCCCTCAAGCTGCTGCGCAGCCGCCGCAAGTCCGGCGACCTCATCTTCTGA
- the secG gene encoding preprotein translocase subunit SecG — METFLTIILVLTSSLMILLVLLHKGRGGGLSDMFGGAVSSSLDMFGGGVSSSLGGSSIAERNLDRLTVGIGVIWFATVISMGLLLAY; from the coding sequence GTGGAAACGTTCCTCACCATCATCCTCGTCCTCACCAGCTCCCTGATGATCCTGCTCGTGCTGCTGCACAAGGGTCGAGGCGGCGGTCTCTCCGACATGTTCGGTGGCGCCGTGTCGAGCTCGCTCGACATGTTCGGTGGCGGCGTGTCGAGCTCGCTCGGCGGCTCCTCGATCGCGGAGCGCAACCTCGACCGGCTCACGGTCGGCATCGGCGTGATCTGGTTCGCCACCGTCATCTCGATGGGGCTCCTGCTCGCCTACTGA
- the pgi gene encoding glucose-6-phosphate isomerase, whose protein sequence is MSSTASHDPRSTDAWARLAAHATGFDPDLRAWFADDPERAGRLTHALADLHVDLSKNLVDETVLEQLLALAEQTGVAERRDAMLAGERVNVTEDRAVLHTALRLPRDAQLVVDGQDVVADVHEVLDRVYAFAEKVRSGEWVGATGEPVRTVVNIGIGGSDLGPVMAYEALKPYVHERVECRFISNIDPSDAALTLEGLDPATTLFVVSSKTFGTLETLTNARLCKAWLLEGLGDDVDASDAVARHFVAVSTALDKVADFGIDPDNAFGFWDWVGGRYSLDSAIGTSLAVAIGPERFAELLAGMHAVDEHFRTAEPAANVPLLMGLLNIWYTSFLGAETHAVLPYAQLLHRFPAYLQQLTMESNGKGVRWDGTPVTTGTGEVFWGEPGTNGQHAFYQLIHQGTRLVPADFIAVATPAHPLRDGEQDVHELFLANFFAQTRALAFGKTADEVRAEGTEESVVPARVFDGNRPTTSIMAPALTPSVLGQLVALYEHITFTQGVVWGIDSFDQWGVELGKQLAQEVGPAVAGDADALAGQDPSTRSLIEYYRAHRRTDGAG, encoded by the coding sequence ATGAGCTCGACGGCGTCCCACGACCCGCGCTCGACGGATGCCTGGGCCCGCCTGGCGGCGCACGCCACCGGGTTCGACCCGGACCTGCGGGCGTGGTTCGCCGACGACCCCGAGCGGGCCGGCCGGCTGACGCACGCGCTGGCCGACCTGCACGTCGACCTGTCGAAGAACCTCGTCGACGAGACGGTGCTCGAGCAGCTGCTCGCCCTCGCCGAGCAGACCGGCGTCGCGGAGCGGCGCGACGCGATGCTGGCCGGGGAGCGGGTCAACGTCACCGAGGACCGCGCGGTGCTGCACACGGCGCTGCGCCTGCCTCGCGACGCACAGCTGGTCGTCGACGGCCAGGACGTCGTCGCCGACGTCCACGAGGTGCTCGACCGGGTGTACGCCTTCGCCGAGAAGGTGCGCTCCGGCGAGTGGGTGGGTGCGACCGGTGAGCCGGTGCGCACCGTGGTCAACATCGGCATCGGCGGGTCCGACCTGGGTCCGGTGATGGCGTACGAGGCGCTCAAGCCCTACGTGCACGAGCGCGTCGAGTGCCGCTTCATCAGCAACATCGACCCCAGCGACGCCGCGCTCACCCTCGAGGGGCTCGACCCGGCCACCACGCTGTTCGTCGTGTCCAGCAAGACCTTCGGCACCCTCGAGACCCTCACCAACGCCCGGCTGTGCAAGGCCTGGCTGCTCGAGGGCCTGGGTGACGACGTCGACGCCTCCGACGCCGTGGCCCGCCACTTCGTCGCCGTCTCGACCGCGCTCGACAAGGTCGCCGACTTCGGCATCGACCCCGACAACGCCTTCGGGTTCTGGGACTGGGTCGGCGGTCGCTACTCGCTCGACTCCGCCATCGGCACCTCGCTCGCGGTCGCGATCGGACCCGAGCGGTTCGCCGAGCTGCTGGCGGGCATGCACGCGGTCGACGAGCACTTCCGCACCGCCGAGCCGGCCGCCAACGTCCCGCTCCTGATGGGGCTGCTGAACATCTGGTACACCAGCTTCCTCGGCGCCGAGACCCACGCCGTGCTGCCCTACGCCCAGCTGCTGCACCGCTTCCCGGCGTACCTGCAGCAGCTGACGATGGAGTCCAACGGCAAGGGGGTGCGCTGGGACGGCACCCCGGTCACGACCGGCACCGGTGAGGTGTTCTGGGGCGAGCCCGGCACCAACGGCCAGCACGCCTTCTACCAGCTCATCCACCAGGGCACCCGGCTGGTGCCGGCCGACTTCATCGCGGTCGCGACGCCCGCCCACCCGCTGCGCGACGGGGAGCAGGACGTCCACGAGCTGTTCCTGGCCAACTTCTTCGCCCAGACCCGCGCGCTGGCCTTCGGCAAGACCGCCGACGAGGTGCGAGCCGAGGGCACCGAGGAGTCGGTGGTGCCGGCCCGCGTCTTCGACGGCAACCGGCCGACCACCTCGATCATGGCCCCGGCGCTGACGCCCTCGGTGCTGGGCCAGCTGGTCGCGCTCTACGAGCACATCACCTTCACCCAGGGCGTGGTGTGGGGCATCGACAGCTTCGACCAGTGGGGCGTCGAGCTGGGCAAGCAGCTGGCCCAGGAGGTCGGCCCCGCCGTCGCCGGCGACGCCGACGCACTGGCCGGGCAGGACCCCTCCACCCGCTCGTTGATCGAGTACTACCGCGCCCACCGGCGCACGGACGGAGCCGGATGA
- a CDS encoding phosphoglycerate kinase: protein MASHTDLDQLLAQGVAGKRVLVRSDLNVPLEGAADARVITDDGRIRASVPTIRALADAGARVVVTAHLGRPQGAPDPAYSLAPVAARLGEVLERDVAFARDTVGESAHETVAALEDGQVAVLENVRFDAAETSKDDAERGGFADRLAELADVFVSDGFGVVHRKQASVYDVAQRLPHAMGGLVATEIEVLRRLTETPERPYVVVLGGSKVSDKLGVIDNLLGKADKLLIGGGMVFTFLKAQGHEVGKSLLEEDQLDTCRAYLERAEASGVQILLPGDVVVDTAFPSGDRSPEPRVVPATQIPADCLGLDIGPAAGADFAAALADARTVFWNGPMGVFEVPAFSDGTRAVAQALTGVDGLTVVGGGDSAAAVRALGFDEAAFGHISTGGGASLEYLEGKDLPGIDVLED from the coding sequence GTGGCCTCGCACACCGATCTCGACCAGCTGCTCGCCCAGGGGGTCGCCGGCAAGCGCGTCCTGGTCCGCTCCGACCTCAACGTCCCCCTCGAGGGTGCCGCCGACGCGCGCGTCATCACCGACGACGGACGCATCCGGGCCAGCGTGCCCACCATCCGCGCCCTGGCCGACGCCGGGGCGCGGGTGGTGGTCACCGCCCACCTCGGGCGGCCCCAGGGTGCCCCGGACCCGGCGTACTCGCTGGCGCCGGTGGCGGCCCGGCTGGGCGAGGTGCTGGAGCGTGACGTGGCCTTCGCCCGCGACACCGTCGGCGAGTCGGCCCACGAGACCGTCGCGGCGCTGGAGGACGGCCAGGTCGCGGTGCTCGAGAACGTGCGCTTCGACGCGGCCGAGACCAGCAAGGACGACGCCGAGCGCGGCGGCTTCGCCGACCGGCTCGCCGAGCTGGCCGACGTGTTCGTCTCCGACGGCTTCGGCGTCGTGCACCGCAAGCAGGCCTCGGTCTACGACGTCGCCCAGCGGCTGCCGCACGCCATGGGCGGGTTGGTGGCCACCGAGATCGAGGTGCTGCGCCGGCTGACCGAGACCCCGGAGCGGCCCTACGTGGTCGTCCTGGGCGGCTCGAAGGTCTCCGACAAGCTCGGTGTCATCGACAACCTGCTCGGCAAGGCCGACAAGCTGCTCATCGGCGGCGGCATGGTCTTCACCTTCCTCAAGGCCCAGGGCCACGAGGTCGGCAAGAGCCTGCTCGAGGAGGACCAGCTCGACACCTGCCGGGCCTACCTCGAGCGCGCGGAGGCCTCCGGCGTGCAGATCCTGCTGCCCGGCGACGTCGTGGTCGACACGGCGTTCCCCTCGGGCGACCGCTCGCCCGAGCCGCGCGTGGTGCCGGCGACCCAGATCCCCGCGGACTGCCTGGGGCTCGACATCGGTCCTGCGGCCGGCGCCGACTTCGCGGCCGCCCTGGCCGACGCACGCACCGTGTTCTGGAACGGTCCGATGGGCGTCTTCGAGGTCCCGGCCTTCTCCGACGGCACCCGCGCCGTCGCGCAGGCGCTGACCGGTGTGGACGGCCTGACGGTCGTCGGCGGCGGCGACTCCGCGGCCGCCGTCCGCGCGCTCGGCTTCGACGAGGCCGCGTTCGGCCACATCTCCACCGGTGGTGGGGCCTCCCTCGAGTACCTCGAGGGCAAGGACCTGCCCGGCATCGACGTCCTGGAGGACTGA
- a CDS encoding gluconeogenesis factor YvcK family protein has translation MTPSRPTDRAQSVVALGGGHGLHASLRALRRLVDEVVVDDLTAVVTVADNGGSSGRLRGEFGVLPPGDLRMALAALCGLDEWGGTWERVLQHRFAGEGEMNGHVVGNLLIVALWEQLGDHVQALDLVGRLLGSTGRVLPMALTPLDITAQVRGTDPADPDGLTLVRGQVEVATTDGVITRVDLEPDAPLACPEALQAVADADWVVLGPGSWFSSVIPHLLVPDLRRALVETEARAVVVLNLEEQPGETGGFGPADHLAVLVEHAPELAVHTVLADTRMDPAEHEHLREVVGAAGARLVVADVASDDGTPRHDPAKLAAAYEQIMLGQEAGPDADLVARP, from the coding sequence GTGACGCCCTCCCGACCCACCGACCGGGCCCAGTCGGTGGTGGCCCTCGGCGGCGGGCACGGCCTGCACGCCTCGCTGCGTGCGCTGCGGCGCCTGGTCGACGAGGTGGTGGTCGACGACCTGACCGCGGTGGTCACGGTCGCCGACAACGGCGGTTCGTCCGGCCGGCTGCGCGGCGAGTTCGGCGTGCTGCCGCCCGGTGACCTGCGGATGGCGCTGGCGGCCCTGTGCGGTCTCGACGAGTGGGGCGGCACCTGGGAACGGGTGCTGCAGCACCGCTTCGCCGGCGAGGGCGAGATGAACGGCCACGTGGTCGGCAACCTGCTGATCGTGGCCCTGTGGGAGCAGCTCGGCGACCACGTGCAGGCCCTCGACCTGGTCGGCCGCCTCCTCGGCTCCACCGGCAGGGTGCTCCCGATGGCCCTGACCCCGCTCGACATCACCGCGCAGGTGCGCGGCACCGACCCCGCCGACCCCGACGGGCTCACCCTGGTCCGCGGGCAGGTCGAGGTCGCCACCACCGACGGGGTGATCACCCGCGTCGACCTCGAGCCCGACGCCCCGCTGGCCTGCCCCGAGGCGCTGCAGGCCGTGGCCGACGCCGACTGGGTGGTGCTGGGCCCCGGCTCGTGGTTCAGCTCGGTGATCCCGCACCTGCTGGTGCCCGACCTGCGGCGGGCCCTGGTCGAGACCGAGGCGCGCGCCGTGGTCGTGCTCAACCTCGAGGAGCAGCCGGGGGAGACCGGGGGGTTCGGGCCCGCCGACCACCTCGCCGTGCTCGTCGAGCACGCCCCCGAGCTGGCCGTGCACACCGTCCTCGCCGACACCCGGATGGACCCCGCGGAGCACGAGCACCTGCGCGAGGTCGTGGGTGCCGCTGGGGCGCGGCTCGTCGTCGCCGACGTGGCCTCCGACGACGGCACCCCGCGCCACGACCCGGCCAAGCTGGCAGCGGCGTACGAGCAGATCATGCTGGGACAGGAGGCCGGCCCCGACGCCGACCTCGTGGCGCGACCGTGA
- the rapZ gene encoding RNase adapter RapZ, producing the protein MTQQQPTTGPLVVVTGMTGAGRSTAAKELEDLGYYVVDNLPPSLLRDVVRLVDESQGAGQPIAVVVDVRSGSFFGSLQANLAQQATGRRATLVFLEATDDVLVRRQEAARRPHPLQGSGRLLDGLERERVVLADLRGEADLVIDTSALNVHQLTARIREAFGSPESTDLRIRVVSFGFKYGIPVDADYLADMRFLPNPHWIPELRPHTGRDQEVSDYVLSQPGAAEFLDGYLPVLTGVAEGYLREGKRFMRVAIGCTGGKHRSVAMTEEITQRLVDLGLRATATHRDLGRE; encoded by the coding sequence ATGACCCAGCAGCAACCGACCACCGGACCGCTCGTCGTGGTCACCGGGATGACCGGCGCCGGGCGCAGCACCGCGGCCAAGGAGCTGGAGGACCTCGGCTACTACGTCGTCGACAACCTGCCGCCCAGCCTGCTGCGCGACGTCGTCCGGCTGGTCGACGAGAGCCAGGGCGCCGGGCAGCCGATCGCGGTGGTCGTCGACGTGCGCTCGGGCTCCTTCTTCGGCTCGCTGCAGGCGAACCTGGCCCAGCAGGCCACCGGCCGCCGCGCCACGCTGGTCTTCCTGGAGGCCACCGACGACGTCTTGGTGCGCCGCCAGGAGGCCGCCCGGCGCCCGCACCCCCTGCAGGGCAGCGGCCGGCTCCTCGACGGTCTCGAGCGGGAGCGGGTCGTGCTGGCCGACCTGCGTGGCGAGGCCGACCTGGTCATCGACACCTCGGCGCTCAACGTGCACCAGCTCACCGCGCGCATCCGGGAGGCCTTCGGGTCCCCGGAGTCGACCGACCTGCGCATCCGGGTCGTGAGCTTCGGGTTCAAGTACGGCATACCCGTCGACGCCGACTACCTCGCCGACATGCGCTTCCTGCCCAACCCGCACTGGATCCCCGAGCTGCGCCCCCACACCGGGCGCGACCAGGAGGTCTCCGACTACGTGCTCTCGCAGCCCGGCGCCGCGGAGTTCCTCGACGGCTACCTGCCGGTCCTGACCGGGGTGGCCGAGGGCTACCTGCGCGAGGGCAAGCGCTTCATGCGGGTCGCCATCGGCTGCACCGGCGGCAAGCACCGCAGCGTCGCGATGACCGAGGAGATCACCCAGCGCCTCGTCGACCTCGGGCTGCGGGCCACGGCCACCCACCGTGACCTGGGCCGCGAGTGA